A region of the Culex quinquefasciatus strain JHB chromosome 1, VPISU_Cqui_1.0_pri_paternal, whole genome shotgun sequence genome:
ctaaaattctaaaattctaaaattctaaaattctaaaattctaaaattctaaaattctaaaattctaaaattctaaaattctaaaattctaaaattctaaaattctaaaattctaaaattctaaaattctaaaattctaaaattctaaaattctaaaattctaaaattctaaaattctaaaattctaaaattctaaaattctaaaattctaaaattctaaaattctaaaattctaaaattctaaaattctaaaattctaaaattctaaaattctaaaattctaaaattctaaaattctaaaattctaaaattctaaaattctaaaattctaaaattctaaaattctaaaattctaaaattctaaaattctaaaattctaaaattctaaaattctaaaattctaaaattctaaaattctaaaattctaaaattctaaaattctaaaattctaaaattctaaaattctaaaattctaaaattctaaaattctaaaattctaaaattctaaaattctaaaattctaaaattctaaaattctataattctaaaattctaaaattctaaaattctaaaattctaaaattctaaaattctaaaattctaaaattattaaattttcaattttagcattttttataattttaggatttaaaaatatttttttttgaattttagaatttaaggatttttaaattttagacttaaagatttatagaatttaagaattttagtttttcataatttttaagttCTGAAACTcttaattctaaaaattttataattttgaaatacttaggttccacaatttttaatctcttaaatttttatattgtattaCACTcagcccccggtggttggtcactttttcgtttgtaaaatgggtgtcaaactaaaaagtgacccctttcgtttgacaacagttggtgtcaaaccatcgggtttttgagtgtattcttataattcttgatatttgcaaatttcaaaaatgtcaaagattaattttcttttttaaattattcagatattttaaatttttacgattaatttaaacattcgaacattttaaaatttaagtctTTTAAGTTCTTAGCATCCTCAAAGCATagactttggggtcttcagaaacacatgcactttaaatttaaaaaaatcaaaaatatttaaacaggtcCAGATGGGTTTTCTCCataaaactttggagaaaacccatgcgttgatgttgatttttaattttaaatttaaaatgttagaattttttgttgtcttaaactttcttttatctttattttctaaaaaaaattataagttttaattaactgttttttaattttttttcaaaattttacattgaaagttaaatttttgaatattccacaattaattattttatgaattttcacagattttttgagtattaTATCTGTCATGAGATTCCCTTTGTTTCAACTTCAAAACTCTAGGTATGATTTGGATATGATGATTCAGCCGAATGACGTTATCTTTTTTCAGGTAAccaaaaattttccaatctgATCCTGCTAACAAACCAGCGTCTTTGTGTTGTCCCACGCAGTTTGTTGAACGGAAGCTGTAACGACCGCATAAACATCTGCTCCGGAAGTACGTAAACCGACGTTGTCCCGTACTCCGGTGGCCATCAATCCATGGGACATAAACGGTGGCGGTCGGCTCGAAATGATGGCTGGCAAATTCCGGACCcggaagacaacgccaaaaacTTCCGGCCAAGATGCCGAGCGATGAGCTGAAAGACCAACTggaagacaacgccaaaaacTACGTGGAGATCGCGACACACAAGTAAAATTaatgaatgtattttaaatcgagtgaaaaagtgaaatttacaataaaaatacatctaaaaataaaaaaaaataaaaaaaaatatctattttttactGCAACTTAACCTAAAAACCCGAAATGACAtcacacgacaaaggcacgacatcctaaataacaaaaccgtgcgacgtcggtcgaatgtcgtacgacaatgtcgtacaatttcgatcatcgatcgcacgacaaatacgacattttggtgcaaaaacgtatgacattcgcgcgaaagtcgcacgacattgtcgtgcgacgtcgtacgattgcacggacgacaaacgacggacgtccgacgaacttttcagtcagggaggTAGTTGGTTCCAGCTGGACGTCCCGTGCACCAGCAGGCTTTTATATTTCTGATTTCCAGCTGACCTCTACTGTTGTTGATCCAAACCTGCACAAAACgactttatatttctgattTCCAGCTGACCTCTACTGTTGTTGATCCAAACCTgcacaaaacgacaaaaaattgGGAGAAGCAAACATGTAGCTCTCTCTCCCTCATTTTCGTCCCCTCCTTTCATTCTATTTCAAGACTTGGCTCGAGCTGTAGATGTCACAGCcatgcgaagtatgttggctgacatatcgggcagtcagtcaaaaaaaaccagctagaagtcgcctgacaaaaaacttttcaggcgacttctagctggtttttttgactgaccgcccgatatgtcagccaacatacttcgcagggctgtgacagctcgagctcgatcattgtttgcatcaggacactgtgacgagaagttcgtcatttttgggttaaattatatttttttcactgggcctagaaagccttatagggGAACTTTAACATGatgggtcattcgctcccgCCTGTTTTGAGTAAATCGAAACAAAATCATACCAATCTCTTTTAACCGTGTTCAATCTTTGATGCTGAAAATACAGATGGCACTGTggtaattaaattttgtttgacagcTGTTTATTTTGATTGAACACGAAGgcgatttcaatttcaaattatattttccTCGAAAGAAGTTTCGAAAGTGGTTGGATTCAATTTTGTGAAAGAAAATTTGCATAACTTAActagaaaatttgttaaatagtCAAAAATGAGTGGGGAAAATTATCGCAGTGCGACGAAATGTAAGCAATGTGCTGTTAGCATTCACAATACAaacaataacattattttactaaaaccagcGCACGACCCCGGCTGGAATGACCCTCCCAAGCTGAGCTATGCCGGAACCGGCACCCCACCACCCACCAAATTCAACCTCAACAAGCGAGTTGCCTTTCCGCTGGCAACATCCGCAGCGACCACCACGCTTCCTCCAACGACAGCTGCCGGAGCAAGTTCGTTGCCTCAGTTTATTCCGGCTGCCACTGCCGGCCAAAGTAGGCCACCTGTTGGTGGTGTCGGCCTTCCTCCAGCAGTGGTGGGGCCTCCTCCACCGGTGGCGGCAGTGGGTACACCTCCGAAAGTTGCACAACCGGGTTCGACGGAGGCCGAAACGGAATTTCCCTCTGACGAAGAAATGAAGCAACTTGTGGAGCGGACATTCCGGGACTTTGTTGGAAAGCTTGACAGTTCGACACAGGCTGGAGTGCAACGAAGGCTGGATTCCATCAGCTGGAAGGATTTGGGGGATGCATTAATGAGGAAATTGTTTCGCTTTGCAAAAGGTAAtttaatttgatgaagattatttttaaaatgttcaaaacattcTTTGCTTGCAGCACTCACGGATGGAAACTCAACGTTGGCCAGTTCCATCCACCGGGCTATCATTGTGGATCACGGAAAATTGAGCGTTCAATGGGCACCGGCGTTGCGACAACTGATGTTGACCCTGGAGCCAAAAACAACTCCGCAAGAATCGGCCGCGGAAGGAATCATGAAACCCATTTGATTAGGAGCTGTTTGTtgatcagggtggccactcaagtcgggaaatcgggaaagtcgggaaaaagtcgggaattcgccaaaatccgcaaaaaatcgggaaaaagtcgggaattt
Encoded here:
- the LOC6054605 gene encoding steroid receptor RNA activator 1 yields the protein MSGENYRSATKSHDPGWNDPPKLSYAGTGTPPPTKFNLNKRVAFPLATSAATTTLPPTTAAGASSLPQFIPAATAGQSRPPVGGVGLPPAVVGPPPPVAAVGTPPKVAQPGSTEAETEFPSDEEMKQLVERTFRDFVGKLDSSTQAGVQRRLDSISWKDLGDALMRKLFRFAKALTDGNSTLASSIHRAIIVDHGKLSVQWAPALRQLMLTLEPKTTPQESAAEGIMKPI